One Candidatus Binataceae bacterium DNA segment encodes these proteins:
- a CDS encoding efflux RND transporter periplasmic adaptor subunit → MKPAALGLFAVLLVPFFAGLVRGQSQIDGTLVKLPETSDAASQIVLTSIDRKRIVGNISATAIIEPDTNAVAHVTTRIPARVVKLVADLGQQVRPGQTLVILSSEELGRAKAEYLKTKSLYAIAEQNLKREEDLFAKKITPMKDVLEARAARDTALAQLKEARETLRLLIPAKQLETLSWSENGPALSEFPLASPIEGTLVKRDLTIGTIIDRDDDPLIVINLDRVWVMASVFEHSLAGLHDGENATISVEAYPDRAFVGKVTYTGSEIDRANRTVQARIEVPNPDHLLKPGMFARAAIEVSEARRVLVAPESAIFEVNGEKVAFVAAGNGVYSARRVQPGAAAGEMVEVLSGLHEGDRVVSRGGLVLKTLLARGMHG, encoded by the coding sequence ATGAAGCCGGCTGCCCTGGGATTGTTCGCGGTGCTGCTGGTGCCATTTTTCGCCGGCCTGGTGCGCGGCCAGTCGCAGATCGACGGCACTCTCGTGAAACTGCCGGAAACTTCGGATGCCGCGAGCCAAATTGTACTCACCTCGATCGATCGAAAACGAATTGTCGGGAACATCAGCGCCACGGCAATCATCGAGCCCGACACCAACGCCGTCGCTCACGTCACCACTCGCATCCCGGCCAGAGTGGTCAAGCTGGTGGCCGACCTCGGACAGCAAGTGCGTCCGGGGCAAACCCTGGTCATCCTGAGCAGCGAGGAACTGGGACGCGCCAAGGCCGAGTATCTCAAAACCAAATCGCTTTACGCGATCGCCGAGCAGAACCTCAAGCGCGAAGAAGATTTGTTCGCCAAGAAAATTACGCCCATGAAAGACGTTCTTGAGGCACGCGCTGCGCGCGACACCGCGTTGGCGCAACTGAAGGAGGCCCGCGAAACGCTTCGCCTGCTGATTCCCGCCAAGCAGCTCGAGACCCTCAGCTGGTCCGAGAACGGCCCCGCTCTGTCGGAGTTTCCGCTCGCTTCGCCAATCGAAGGGACCCTGGTGAAACGAGACTTGACCATCGGAACCATCATCGATCGCGACGACGACCCGCTGATCGTCATCAATCTCGACCGGGTGTGGGTCATGGCATCGGTGTTCGAGCACAGTCTGGCCGGACTGCACGACGGCGAGAATGCGACCATCAGCGTCGAAGCCTACCCAGACCGCGCCTTCGTGGGAAAAGTCACCTACACGGGGAGCGAGATCGACCGCGCCAACCGCACCGTGCAGGCGCGCATCGAAGTACCCAACCCCGACCACCTTCTCAAGCCCGGAATGTTCGCGCGCGCGGCGATAGAAGTCAGCGAGGCGCGCCGTGTCCTGGTCGCCCCGGAGTCCGCAATCTTCGAAGTCAACGGCGAAAAAGTCGCATTCGTAGCGGCCGGCAATGGCGTGTATTCGGCGCGGCGCGTGCAGCCGGGCGCAGCGGCGGGGGAGATGGTCGAGGTGCTCTCGGGCCTGCACGAAGGCGATCGGGTGGTGAGCCGCGGCGGGCTCGTGCTGAAGACTCTGCTGGCCAGAGGGATGCACGGCTGA